In Populus nigra chromosome 1, ddPopNigr1.1, whole genome shotgun sequence, one genomic interval encodes:
- the LOC133687627 gene encoding uncharacterized protein LOC133687627, whose protein sequence is MAQVLALHVFFSAEIHKVGPSKPLKRIHKPKTSLSTRRKGPQSPLRKTQKLNLQVSPHRAVSAVRLMRIEMGGAFADLLNDKGKGSGDNEMGYVERTLGFRTKDLDDRDLRLVTDIVGGTIRWRRYLDYLIGSLCHDEKAFRSMEPLLLQILRIGFYEIVKLDMPSYAVVDENVRLAKVSLRPGAGNMVNGILRKLVLLKESNSLPLPKLEGDDRAQARALATLYSHPVWMVRRWTKLLGQEKAIKLMMWNNDNPSFSLRANSGKGVTRADLVMQFNMLKVPHELSLHLDHFVRVKTGLQIVIQAGLLKQGLCAVQDESAGLIVSVVNPQPGDSIIDCCAAPGGKTLYMASQMHGQGMLYAIDINKGRLRIVKETAKLHQVDGVITTIPSDLRTFAESYQLKSDKVLLDAPCSGLGVLSKRADLRWNRRLEDLEELKKLQEELLDAASILVKPGGVLVYSTCSIDPEENEERVDAFLLRHPEFRIDPVDRYVPPDFVTKRGFYSSDPVKHSMDGAFAARLIRTL, encoded by the exons ATGGCACAAGTGCTTGCCctccatgtttttttctctgCAGAAATACACAAGGTTGGTCCTTCCAAGCCACTGAAGAGGATTCACAAGCCCAAAACATCTCTTAGCACCCGTAGAAAAG GTCCTCAGAGTCCCTTGCGCAAAACCCAGAAGTTGAATTTACAGGTTTCGCCTCATCGAGCTG TTTCTGCAGTGAGGTTGATGAGAATAGAGATGGGTGGTGCGTTTGCTGATCTTTTGAATGATAAAGGGAAAGGGTCTGGTGATAATGAGATGGGATACGTTGAAAGAACTCTTGGGTTCCGAACCAAGGACCTGGATGATCGTGATCTTAGATTG GTTACGGACATTGTTGGAGGCACCATTCGCTGGAGAAGATATCTTGATTATCTAATCGGATCATTGTGCCATGATGAGAAAGCATTCAGGAGCATGGAACCTCTTCTCTTGCAG ATTCTCCGGATTGGCTTTTATGAGATTGTGAAGCTAGACATGCCATCATATGCTGTTGTTGATGAG AATGTGAGGCTTGCAAAAGTTTCCCTCAGGCCCGGTGCTGGCAACATGGTCAATGGGATTCTCCGGAAGCTAGTGCTGCTTAAG GAAAGTAACTCACTCCCCCTTCCTAAATTGGAAGGTGATGATCGTGCCCAAGCACGCGCCCTTGCCACCCTTTATTCTCATCCTGTG TGGATGGTAAGGCGTTGGACGAAGCTTTTAGGGCAAGAAAAAGCAATTAAGCTGATGATGTGGAACAACGATAACCCCAGTTTCAGCTTGAG GGCAAACAGCGGGAAAGGAGTTACAAGAGCTGACCTTGTGATGCAGTTCAATATGTTGAAG GTTCCTCATGAGCTTTCTTTGCACTTGGACCATTTTGTCCGTGTTAAAACTGGACTGCAG ATTGTCATTCAAGCTGGATTGCTGAAACAAGGTCTATGTGCAGTTCAGGATGAGAGTGCAG GTTTGATAGTTTCTGTAGTTAATCCTCAACCTGGCGATAGCATCATTGATTGTTGTGCTGCTCCAGGAGGAAAGACGCTTTATATGGCATCACAAATGCATGGCCAAG GCATGTTATATGCAATTGACATAAACAAAGGCCGGTTGAGAATTGTTAAAGAGACAGCCAAGTTGCACCAAGTCGATGGTGTCATTACCACCATCCCTTCTGATCTTCGCACCTTCGCT gaAAGTTATCAGTTGAAGTCTGATAAGGTTTTGCTGGATGCTCCATGTTCTGGGCTTGGTGTTCTGTCCAAG aGAGCGGACTTGCGATGGAATAGGAGGTTGGAGGATTTGGAAGAACTTAAGAAATTGCAGGAGGAGCTTCTTGATGCGGCTTCCAT ATTGGTAAAGCCTGGTGGAGTTTTAGTATACAGTACTTGTTCCATAGATCCTGAAGAGAATGAAGAGAGGGTGGATGCATTTCTTCTCAGGCATCCT GAATTTCGTATAGATCCTGTTGACAGATATGTGCCACCTGATTTTGTAACAAAACGTGGTTTCTATTCCTCTGATCCTGTAAAACATTCAATGGACGGTGCCTTTGCAGCTCGCCTAATTCGGACCTTgtga
- the LOC133695538 gene encoding poly(A)-specific ribonuclease PARN: MRMRKHQWLRTALSRAYYCTFSSSFPLKHVTQSNFESAVADLKTHLKAADFVAIDLEMTGVTSAPWRESLEFDRFDVKYLKVKDSAEKFAVVQLGVCPFRWDPLRLSFIAHPHNFFIFPRQEVPIDSSSYEFLCQTTSIDFLAKYHFDFNVCIRQGVSYLSRGQEDEALRLLNLRYENELSEQARDVPLVSITDILFSERMKNRLREWRDGLLKDTSGGSQLEGSFLNDSNQQFQNIFYKMRPALSLNGFTSHQLRLIQSVTKKHFKDLASVRVEGESSCSQQLVVYTDSESDRDLLKKEVMDDYRRQAEMKIKAAIGFRHVIDLLSSEKKLIVGHNCFLDLAHIHSKFLGPLPLEAEEFVYSVNKCFPYIIDTKILLNTNNILKQRMKKSKTSLSSAFLSLCPQIAFASKESCNLTFSSSVKVEVQVDDTRSSSWISGVKHEAGYDAFMTGCVFAQACNLLGIDFKLYSPSENLACNERLQKHANLLYLSWINGDIIDLSTGHRTAESLRCRDLKKSQTGILFENIVLIWGFPSKLKTAVIKDRISKVFGPISVTSICRLDETAVFVQFSKLKLVADFLVVKETLERSNDAFSVLHPLSTILEGGNTCAASYETYKDICSSPISKLLFADQAEAVGIRWKTKLVERKEELETEEQDNFHEENAANTISVYVEQN; the protein is encoded by the exons atgAGAATGAGAAAGCATCAATGGCTAAGGACGGCACTCTCACGTGCATACTACTGCACCTTCTCCTCTTCGTTCCCTCTAAAGCACGTGACCCAATCAAACTTCGAGTCCGCAGTCGCTGACCTGAAAACCCACCTGAAAGCCGCCGATTTCGTGGCCATCGACTTGGAAATGACCGGAGTCACAAGCGCTCCATGGCGCGAGTCCTTGGAGTTTGACCGCTTCGATGTCAAGTACCTTAAAGTTAAAGATTCTGCCGAGAAATTCGCTGTTGTTCAGTTGGGTGTTTGCCCCTTTCGTTGGGACCCTCTTCGTCTCTCCTTCATTGCTCACCC GcataatttctttatatttccgCGTCAAGAGGTTCCAATTGATTCTTCCTCGTATGAGTTTCTTTGCCAGACGACGTCCATAGATTTCTTGgctaaatatcattttgatttcaatGTCTGCATTCGCCAAG GAGTGTCTTATTTATCTAGAGGGCAAGAAGATGAAGCGTTAAGGCTCTTGAATTTGCGATATGAGAATGAGTTATCAGAACAAGCTAGAGATGTGCCATTGGTCAGCATTACGGATATCCTGTTCAGTGAAAGAATGAAGAATAGGTTGAGAGAATGGCGTGATGGGTTGTTGAAAGATACTAGCGGGGGGTCTCAGTTGGAAGGGTCATTTTTAAATGATTCGAATCAACAATTTCAGAACATTTTTTACAAGATGCGTCCAGCTCTTTCTCTGAATGGGTTCACTTCCCATCAGCTTAGGTTGATTCAATCG GTCACAAAGAAGCATTTTAAAGATCTTGCTTCTGTTCGTGTTGAAGGTGAAAGCTCTTGTTCCCAGCAGCTAGTTGTATATACGGACTCAGAGAGTGATAGGGACTTGCTTAAG aaAGAAGTAATGGATGACTATCGTAGACAAGCAGAGATGAAGATCAAAGCTGCAATTGGGTTTCGACATGTTATTGACCTCCTTTCCTCTGAAAAGAAGTTGATTGTCGGTCACAATTGCTTCTTGG ATTTAGCACATATACACAGCAAATTCTTGGGTCCTCTTCCGTTGGAAGCTGAAGAATTTGTCTACTCTGTTAACAAATGTTTTCCATACATCATTGACACTAAAATACTCTTGAATACTAACAATATACTCAAGCAAAGGATGAAGAAATCAAAGACATCACTCTCCTCGGCCTTTTTATCACTTTGTCCACAAATTGCTTTTGCGTCGAAGGAAAGTTGTAATCTGACGTTTAGCTCATCTGTTAAAGTGGAGGTTCAAGTGGATGATACAAG GTCTTCCAGCTGGATTTCTGGAGTCAAACATGAAGCTGGATATGATGCATTCATGACTGGGTGTGTCTTTGCCCAGGCTTGCAATCTTTTAGGCAttgattttaaactttattCGCCATCTGAGAATTTGGCTTGTAATGAGAGGCTCCAGAAGCATGCTAACCTTCTATATCTCAGTTGGATTAATGGAGACATTATTGATTTAAGCACCGGACATAGAACTGCAGAGTCTTTGAGATGCAGAGACCTAAAGAAGTCACAGACAGGGATTCTGTTTGAGAACATTGTTTTAATCTGGGGATTTCCATCTAAACTCAAGACAGCTGTGATAAAAGATCGCATCTCCAAAGTATTTGGCCCAATCTCTGTTACATCAATATGTCGTCTGGACGAAACTGCAGTTTTCGTGCAATTCAGTAAATTAAAATTGGTCGCTGATTTTCTAGTTGTGAAAGAAACCCTGGAGAGAAGTAATGATGCATTCTCTGTTTTGCATCCTCTGTCAACAATATTGGAAGGAGGAAATACTTGTGCTGCTAGTTATGAAACTTATAAAGATATATGCAGTTCACCTATATCGAAACTTCTCTTTGCAGATCAGGCAGAGGCAGTTGGTATCAGATGGAAGACCAAGTTGgtagaaagaaaggaagagtTAGAAACCGAAGAGCAAGACAATTTTCACGAAGAAAATGCAGCAAATACTATATCAGTTTATGTGGAACAGAATTAG
- the LOC133702260 gene encoding probable L-type lectin-domain containing receptor kinase S.7 translates to MSPRKIHFCIFLFVLFSFKDPPFVLASSRNVSLEFPSFNLRNLTLLGDSYLRNGVIGLTRDVTVPSSSSGTVIYNNPISFFDQESNTTASFSTRFSFSIRSANENSFGDGLSFFLSQDNQTLGSPGGYLGLVNSSQLTKNKFVAIEFDTRLDAHFNDPNDHHIGLDIDSLNSIKTADPILQDIDLKSGDLITAWIDYKNDLRVLKVYMSYSSLKPINSLLTVHIDLSEHLKGDMYVGFSGSTEGSTELHLVTNWSFRISGFLPPSPNSDPYNVSDSSVTVTTPVIPISNAANKRHKSLGFGLGITGPAIFCTFLVAFGYISFRKWQKIERVKSLKAELMTGPKEFSYKELKLATRGFQSSRIIGRGAFGNVYKAFFKSSGTIAAVKRSKHSHEGKTEFLAELSIIACLRHKNLIPLQGWCVEKGEVLLVYEFMPYGSLDRMLYEEGSERGIFLNWAHRQKTAVGLASSLTYLHHECEQKVIHRDIKTSNIMLDGNFNARLGDFGLARIMEHDKSPVSTLTAGTMGYLAPEYLHCGKATEKTDVFSYGVVILELACGKRPIEKEPDSQKMVNLVDWVWGLYGEGKIIEAADSRLNGEFEEEEMRKLLLVGLSCANPDDTGRPTMRRVLQILNGEAEPIAVPRKKPSLTFSCGLAFTLENIVSDCD, encoded by the coding sequence ATGAGTCCAAGAAAGATACATTTTTGCATCTTCCTCTTCGTTCTCTTTAGCTTCAAAGACCCTCCTTTTGTGTTAGCAAGTAGTAGGAATGTAAGCCTTGAGTTCCCTTCTTTCAATCTCCGTAATCTCACTCTCCTCGGTGACTCTTATCTCCGAAATGGTGTGATTGGCCTCACACGTGATGTCACAGTGCCTTCTTCAAGTTCAGGCACTGTAATCTACAACAACCCGATTTCATTTTTTGATCAAGAATCCAATACCACAGCTTCTTTCTCAACAAGGTTCAGTTTTTCTATCCGTAGTGCCAATGAAAACTCTTTTGGTGAtggtttgtctttttttctttcacaagATAACCAAACTCTTGGGAGCCCTGGAGGGTACTTGGGTCTTGTTAATTCTTCTCAATTGACCAAGAACAAGTTTGTGGCTATTGAGTTTGACACCAGGCTTGATGCCCATTTCAATGATCCAAATGACCACCATATTGGTTTAGATATTGATAGCCTCAATTCAATCAAGACTGCTGATCCAATCTTGCAAGATATTGATTTAAAGAGTGGAGATTTGATCACTGCTTGGATTGATTACAAGAATGATTTGAGGGTCTTGAAAGTTTATATGAGTTATTCAAGTTTGAAACCAATAAATTCCTTACTAACTGTGCACATTGACCTCTCTGAGCATCTTAAAGGTGATATGTATGTGGGGTTTTCAGGCTCAACAGAAGGAAGCACTGAGCTTCACTTGGTTACGAATTGGAGCTTTAGAATCTCAGGTTTCCTTCCTCCGAGCCCAAATTCAGATCCTTATAATGTATCTGATAGTTCAGTGACGGTAACAACACCTGTTATTCCTATATCAAATGCTGCCAATAAACGTCACAAGAGCCTTGGTTTCGGTCTTGGGATTACTGGTCCGGCTATCTTTTGTACGTTCCTGGTGGCTTTTGGTTATATTTCTTTCAGGAAGTGGCAGAAGATTGAAAGAGTTAAGAGCCTGAAAGCAGAGCTAATGACAGGGCCAAAGGAATTCAGTTACAAAGAGCTGAAATTAGCCACAAGAGGGTTTCAGTCAAGCAGAATAATAGGTAGAGGTGCATTTGGGAATGTCTATAAGGCCTTCTTCAAATCTTCAGGTACCATTGCTGCAGTGAAAAGATCAAAACATTCCCATGAAGGTAAAACTGAATTCCTTGCTGAATTGTCAATTATAGCCTGCCTGAGGCACAAGAATTTGATTCCACTACAAGGTTGGTGTGTTGAGAAGGGTGAAGTGCTGCTTGTATATGAATTTATGCCTTATGGGAGCCTTGACAGGATGCTATATGAAGAAGGATCTGAGCGtggaatatttttaaattgggcACATAGGCAAAAGACAGCAGTTGGCTTGGCCTCTTCGTTAACATATTTGCATCACGAATGCGAGCAGAAAGTCATTCACAGAGATATAAAGACTAGTAACATAATGCTGGATGGAAACTTCAATGCAAGGCTGGGTGATTTTGGATTGGCAAGGATAATGGAGCACGACAAGAGTCCTGTGTCAACGCTTACTGCAGGAACAATGGGGTACTTAGCTCCTGAGTATCTTCATTGTGGGAAAGCCACTGAGAAAACTGATGTTTTTAGCTACGGAGTGGTGATACTTGAACTGGCTTGTGGTAAGAGGCCCATTGAGAAAGAACCAGATAGCCAAAAAATGGTGAATTTGGTTGACTGGGTTTGGGGATTGTATGGTGAAGGAAAGATCATTGAAGCAGCTGATAGCAGGTTGAATGGAGAGTTTGAGGAGGAAGAAATGAGGAAGCTGTTACTTGTGGGTTTGAGTTGTGCTAATCCGGATGACACGGGGAGGCCCACCATGAGGAGAGTCCTTCAGATCCTCAATGGTGAGGCTGAGCCTATTGCTGTGCCGAGGAAGAAACCAAGCCTCACATTCTCTTGCGGCTTGGCATTCACGCTTGAGAACATTGTTTCTGATTGTGACTAG